The following are encoded together in the Salvia hispanica cultivar TCC Black 2014 chromosome 6, UniMelb_Shisp_WGS_1.0, whole genome shotgun sequence genome:
- the LOC125197497 gene encoding transcription factor TCP24-like produces MPNKMNDEQRENQRSGAADPIGGLYGWPSSRIVRVSRATGGKDRHSKVLTSRGLRDRRVRLSVNTAIEFYDLQDRLGYDQPSKAVEWLLAAAAASIAELPPINSPFPLPDSAGKSSIGGSSSSETSKGSIARSEKVVEENDKEKSSYVASFTELLSGGKDASDENSNFFPMDYFTNGFSAAAELQPHFSFPSDQRGTLQSNSSQFPAKLYGQRHFYPGLESRLQLYYGDGDQRSDGGQKSKDKP; encoded by the coding sequence ATGCCGAACAAAATGAACGATGAGCAACGGGAGAATCAGCGGAGCGGCGCGGCCGATCCAATTGGCGGACTATACGGCTGGCCGTCGTCGCGGATAGTTAGGGTTTCTCGAGCCACCGGCGGCAAGGACCGCCACAGCAAGGTCCTCACATCGCGAGGCCTGAGGGACCGCCGCGTTCGATTATCAGTTAACACCGCCATCGAATTCTATGATTTGCAGGACCGATTAGGCTACGATCAGCCGAGCAAGGCGGTGGAGTGGCTGCTCGCGGCTGCGGCTGCCTCGATTGCAGAGCTGCCGCCGATCAATTCCCCCTTTCCGCTCCCGGATTCCGCGGGAAAATCCTCTATCGGTGGTAGCAGCAGCTCCGAGACCAGCAAGGGCTCGATTGCCAGATCTGAGAAGGTGGTTGAGGAAAATGACAAGGAGAAATCTTCTTATGTTGCTTCCTTCACCGAGCTATTGAGCGGAGGCAAGGATGCATCCGATGAGAATTCCAACTTCTTTCCGATGGATTACTTCACCAACGGTTTCTCAGCGGCGGCGGAGCTACAGCCACATTTCTCATTCCCCTCCGATCAAAGGGGGACCCTTCAGTCCAATTCTTCACAATTTCCTGCGAAATTGTACGGCCAGCGCCATTTTTATCCCGGATTGGAGTCGCGATTGCAGCTCTACTACGGCGATGGGGATCAGAGAAGCGATGGTGGGCAGAAAAGCAAAGACAAACCCTGA